The Cellulomonas wangleii genome includes a region encoding these proteins:
- a CDS encoding urease accessory protein UreF, translated as MSTPPHAPARPARDVDPATGPAALLVLAMLADARLPTGAHAHSAGLEPAVQAGLLTTPRGGSGPEDLTRVPALARTRLLTVTATEAGAAVVARHVWLDRGDLGPVEDAWAARTPSPAVRDAARRLGRGYLRLALALWPDALAGAFAPRAAPPRPLVAGAIGAVTGLDALQVALLVGYDDVQTIASAALKLAPLDPATTTRWVLDLHPDVAAMAQGVAHLTDPDDIPSAGAPMTDAWAQAHARTTRRLFHG; from the coding sequence GTGAGCACACCCCCGCACGCACCCGCACGCCCCGCGCGGGACGTCGATCCGGCCACGGGCCCGGCGGCGCTCCTGGTGCTCGCGATGCTCGCGGACGCCCGCCTGCCGACGGGCGCCCACGCCCACTCGGCGGGCCTCGAACCCGCCGTCCAGGCCGGCCTCCTGACGACGCCCCGGGGAGGCTCCGGCCCCGAGGACCTCACCCGCGTCCCGGCGCTGGCGCGGACCCGCCTGCTGACCGTGACCGCGACCGAGGCGGGGGCCGCGGTCGTCGCGCGGCACGTGTGGCTCGACCGTGGTGACCTGGGTCCGGTCGAGGACGCGTGGGCCGCGCGCACACCCAGCCCGGCGGTGCGGGACGCCGCCCGGCGGCTCGGCCGCGGGTACCTGCGGCTCGCGCTCGCGCTGTGGCCGGACGCCCTGGCCGGCGCGTTCGCACCGCGCGCGGCTCCCCCGCGCCCGCTCGTCGCCGGCGCGATCGGCGCCGTGACCGGCCTCGACGCGCTGCAGGTGGCGCTGCTCGTCGGGTACGACGACGTGCAGACCATCGCGTCGGCCGCGCTCAAGCTCGCCCCGCTGGACCCCGCGACGACGACCCGGTGGGTGCTCGACCTGCACCCCGACGTCGCGGCCATGGCCCAGGGCGTCGCCCACCTGACCGACCCGGACGACATCCCGTCGGCCGGGGCACCGATGACCGACGCGTGGGCGCAGGCCCACGCCCGCACCACCCGGAGGCTGTTCCATGGCTGA
- a CDS encoding urease subunit alpha produces MVAISRARYAALYGPTTGDQVRLGDTDLWIEVEDDLTVGGEEAVFGGGKSIRESMAQGSTTRAEGAPDTVITNALVLDWWGVVKADVGIRDGRIVALGRAGNPDVADGVHPDLRIGPSTDVISGEGRILTAGGIDVHVHFLSPSQVHEALATGLTTLAGGGTGPSEGSKATTVTPGAWHLRALHRALDTVPVNLLLLGKGNTVSADGLAEQALAGAGGYKVHEDWGSTPAAIDAALRAADDWGLQVALHSDSLNEAGFVESTIGAIAGRSIHAFHAEGAGGGHAPDILTVASLPHVIPGSTNPTLPHTVNTVAEHLDMLMVCHHLNPSVPEDLAFAESRIRATTIAAEDVLHDMGALSITSSDAQAMGRIGEVITRTWQVAHVMKHRRGPLSAALPADNERARRYVAKYTINPAVAHGIDHVVGSVEVGKLADLVLWDPRFFGVRPDVVVKGGSIAWAALGDPNASIPTPQPVLMRPSFADATGADVSVSFVAPAALDDGLAGRLGLRRRLEAIRPTRDVGKAQMVNNDALPRIEVDPETFTIRIDGDVVEPAPADVLPLAQLYSMF; encoded by the coding sequence ATGGTCGCCATCTCGCGCGCCCGCTACGCGGCGCTGTACGGCCCGACGACCGGTGACCAGGTGCGCCTGGGCGACACCGACCTGTGGATCGAGGTCGAGGACGACCTGACGGTCGGCGGCGAGGAGGCCGTGTTCGGCGGCGGCAAGTCGATCCGCGAGTCCATGGCGCAGGGCTCGACGACCCGCGCCGAGGGCGCGCCGGACACGGTGATCACCAACGCGCTCGTCCTGGACTGGTGGGGCGTGGTCAAGGCCGACGTCGGCATCCGCGACGGGCGCATCGTGGCGCTGGGCCGGGCGGGCAACCCGGACGTCGCCGACGGTGTGCACCCGGACCTGCGCATCGGCCCGTCCACCGACGTCATCAGCGGTGAGGGACGCATCCTCACCGCCGGGGGCATCGACGTGCACGTGCACTTCCTGTCCCCGTCGCAGGTGCACGAGGCCCTGGCGACGGGTCTGACGACGCTCGCGGGTGGCGGCACCGGGCCGTCGGAGGGGTCGAAGGCCACCACCGTCACCCCCGGCGCGTGGCACCTGCGGGCACTGCACCGCGCGCTCGACACCGTGCCGGTCAACCTGCTGCTGCTGGGCAAGGGCAACACCGTCAGCGCGGACGGCCTGGCCGAGCAGGCCCTGGCGGGCGCCGGCGGGTACAAGGTGCACGAGGACTGGGGCTCGACGCCCGCCGCGATCGACGCCGCGCTGCGCGCCGCCGACGACTGGGGCCTGCAGGTCGCGCTGCACTCGGACTCGCTCAACGAGGCGGGGTTCGTCGAGTCGACGATCGGCGCGATCGCGGGCCGGTCGATCCACGCGTTCCACGCGGAGGGCGCCGGCGGCGGGCACGCGCCGGACATCCTCACGGTCGCGTCCCTGCCGCACGTCATCCCCGGGTCGACCAACCCGACGCTCCCCCACACCGTCAACACCGTGGCCGAGCACCTCGACATGCTGATGGTCTGCCACCACCTCAACCCGTCGGTGCCCGAGGACCTCGCGTTCGCCGAGTCCCGCATCCGCGCCACGACGATCGCCGCCGAGGACGTCCTGCACGACATGGGCGCGCTGTCGATCACGTCGTCGGACGCGCAGGCGATGGGCCGCATCGGCGAGGTCATCACCCGCACGTGGCAGGTCGCGCACGTCATGAAGCACCGGCGCGGCCCGCTGTCCGCCGCGCTGCCCGCGGACAACGAGCGCGCCCGCCGCTACGTCGCGAAGTACACGATCAACCCGGCCGTCGCGCACGGCATCGACCACGTGGTCGGGTCCGTCGAGGTCGGCAAGCTGGCGGACCTCGTGCTGTGGGACCCGCGGTTCTTCGGTGTCCGGCCCGACGTCGTCGTCAAGGGCGGGTCGATCGCGTGGGCCGCCCTGGGCGACCCCAACGCGTCCATCCCGACGCCGCAGCCGGTGCTCATGCGCCCGTCCTTCGCGGACGCGACGGGGGCGGACGTGTCGGTGTCGTTCGTTGCGCCGGCCGCGCTCGACGACGGGCTGGCGGGCCGTCTGGGCCTGCGCCGCCGTCTCGAGGCGATCCGCCCGACGCGCGACGTCGGCAAGGCGCAGATGGTCAACAACGACGCGTTGCCCCGCATCGAGGTCGACCCGGAGACGTTCACCATCCGCATCGACGGCGACGTCGTCGAGCCGGCGCCCGCCGACGTCCTGCCCCTCGCCCAGCTCTACTCGATGTTCTGA
- the ureB gene encoding urease subunit beta produces the protein MSGTSADGPGAVRTREGTVVLNGDRTPAERLTLVVENTGDRPVQIGSHLHLPDANAALAFDRAAAHGFRLDVPSGTSQRFEPGASRSVDAVAIRGARRVPGLQRGKTDGGAL, from the coding sequence ATGTCAGGCACGTCCGCCGACGGCCCCGGCGCCGTCCGCACGCGCGAGGGCACGGTCGTGCTCAACGGCGACCGCACCCCCGCCGAGCGGCTCACGCTCGTCGTCGAGAACACCGGCGACCGTCCCGTGCAGATCGGGTCGCACCTGCACCTGCCGGACGCCAACGCGGCGCTCGCGTTCGACCGTGCCGCCGCCCACGGTTTCCGGCTTGACGTCCCGTCGGGGACGTCGCAACGGTTCGAGCCGGGCGCGTCGCGGAGCGTCGACGCCGTGGCGATCCGCGGGGCGCGGCGCGTGCCCGGCCTGCAGCGCGGCAAGACCGACGGGGGTGCGCTGTAG
- a CDS encoding urease subunit gamma: MRLTPADSEKLLLAVAGMVARDRLARGVLLNHPEAVALLSTWVIERARDGVGVPQLMADGRSVLSRDQVMPGVPEMLRDVQVEATFPDGRKLVTLHDPIA, translated from the coding sequence ATGAGGCTCACCCCCGCCGACTCCGAGAAGCTGCTGCTGGCCGTCGCCGGCATGGTCGCGCGCGACCGGCTGGCGCGTGGCGTCCTGCTGAACCACCCCGAGGCGGTCGCGCTGCTGAGCACGTGGGTGATCGAGCGGGCGCGCGACGGCGTCGGCGTCCCGCAGCTGATGGCGGACGGCCGGTCGGTGCTGAGCCGCGACCAGGTGATGCCCGGGGTCCCGGAGATGCTGCGCGACGTCCAGGTCGAGGCGACCTTCCCCGACGGTCGCAAGCTCGTCACGCTGCACGACCCCATCGCCTGA
- the urtA gene encoding urea ABC transporter substrate-binding protein — MTTHPLPPRTARKRALVVSAAALAAALTLSACGGARTAEGATGTASASGGASCVDTSGDTVKIGFLNSLSGTMAISEQTVRDSLDLAAEEINEAGGVLGKQLEIVAEDGASEPTVFAEKAEKLISSDCVAAVFGGWTSSSRKAMLPVFESKNSLLFYPVQYEGLEASPNIFYTGATTNQQIIPGMDYLAEQGKKKVFLVGSDYVFPRTANKIINAYAEANGIEIVGEEYAPLGHTDFATIVNKLKASGADAVFNTLNGDSNVAFFKEYKNVGLTADAVPVVSVSIAEEEVGGIGVDNIVGQLTAWNYYQTVESPTNETFVAAFKEKYGEDRPTSDPMEAAYTSLYLWKGMVEKAESFEVADIQEAADGVTFDAPEGTVTVNGDNHHIAKTAYIGKIDADGLIYPVWESDGPIEPDPFLEGYDWAEGLS; from the coding sequence TTGACCACTCACCCCCTCCCCCCGCGGACGGCCCGGAAGCGCGCGCTCGTCGTCTCGGCGGCCGCGCTCGCGGCCGCCCTGACCCTCTCGGCCTGCGGCGGCGCCCGCACCGCCGAGGGTGCGACCGGCACGGCGTCGGCCTCCGGTGGCGCGTCGTGCGTCGACACGTCCGGCGACACCGTGAAGATCGGGTTCCTCAACTCGCTGTCCGGCACCATGGCCATCTCCGAGCAGACGGTCCGCGACTCCCTCGACCTCGCCGCGGAGGAGATCAACGAGGCCGGCGGCGTGCTCGGCAAGCAGCTCGAGATCGTCGCCGAGGACGGCGCGTCCGAGCCCACCGTCTTCGCCGAGAAGGCCGAGAAGCTCATCTCGTCCGACTGCGTCGCCGCGGTCTTCGGCGGCTGGACGTCGTCGTCGCGCAAGGCGATGCTGCCGGTCTTCGAGTCGAAGAACTCGCTGCTGTTCTACCCGGTCCAGTACGAGGGCCTCGAGGCGTCGCCGAACATCTTCTACACCGGCGCGACGACGAACCAGCAGATCATCCCCGGCATGGACTACCTGGCCGAGCAGGGCAAGAAGAAGGTCTTCCTCGTCGGGTCGGACTACGTCTTCCCCCGCACGGCGAACAAGATCATCAACGCCTACGCCGAGGCCAACGGCATCGAGATCGTCGGCGAGGAGTACGCGCCGCTCGGGCACACCGACTTCGCGACGATCGTCAACAAGCTGAAGGCGTCCGGCGCGGACGCGGTGTTCAACACCCTCAACGGTGACTCCAACGTCGCGTTCTTCAAGGAGTACAAGAACGTCGGCCTGACCGCGGACGCCGTCCCGGTCGTCTCGGTGTCGATCGCCGAGGAGGAGGTCGGCGGCATCGGCGTCGACAACATCGTCGGACAGCTCACGGCCTGGAACTACTACCAGACGGTCGAGTCGCCCACGAACGAGACCTTCGTCGCCGCGTTCAAGGAGAAGTACGGCGAGGACCGTCCGACGTCCGACCCGATGGAGGCCGCGTACACGTCGCTGTACCTGTGGAAGGGCATGGTCGAGAAGGCCGAGTCCTTCGAGGTCGCGGACATCCAGGAGGCGGCCGACGGCGTGACGTTCGACGCCCCCGAGGGCACCGTCACCGTGAACGGCGACAACCACCACATCGCCAAGACGGCGTACATCGGCAAGATCGACGCCGACGGCCTGATCTACCCCGTGTGGGAGTCCGACGGCCCGATCGAGCCGGACCCGTTCCTCGAGGGCTACGACTGGGCCGAGGGCCTGTCCTGA
- the urtB gene encoding urea ABC transporter permease subunit UrtB, translating into MDALFSQLFAGLSLGSVLLLAALGLALTFGQMGVINMAHGEFMMAGAYTAFVLQAFIPDAGVSLLVALPVGFVVGGLLGLLLEVTLISRMYRRPLDTLLVTFGVALVLQQLARDVFGAPNVDVRAPAWLSGAVPFLGMNLPKTRLFILALAIACVIALSLVLKMTSLGRRIRATVQNRDLAETSGVSTRATDRLTFFVGSGVAGVAGVALTLLGSIGPTLGTNYIVDAFLVVVVGGIGQLKGAVIAAFSLGILQATFEYSTTASLAKVLLFVVIVAFLQVRPQGLVSVRTRSLA; encoded by the coding sequence ATGGACGCCCTGTTCTCCCAGCTCTTCGCGGGCCTGAGCCTCGGCTCGGTGCTGCTGCTCGCGGCGCTCGGCCTGGCCCTGACGTTCGGTCAGATGGGCGTCATCAACATGGCGCACGGCGAGTTCATGATGGCCGGCGCGTACACGGCGTTCGTCCTGCAGGCGTTCATCCCCGACGCGGGGGTGTCGCTGCTGGTGGCCCTGCCCGTCGGCTTCGTCGTCGGCGGCCTGCTCGGCCTGCTGCTGGAGGTCACGCTGATCTCCCGGATGTACCGCCGACCACTGGACACGCTCCTGGTCACGTTCGGTGTCGCGCTGGTGCTGCAGCAGCTCGCGCGTGATGTCTTCGGCGCCCCGAACGTCGACGTGCGTGCCCCGGCGTGGCTGTCCGGCGCGGTGCCGTTCCTCGGCATGAACCTGCCGAAGACCCGGCTGTTCATCCTCGCGCTGGCGATCGCCTGCGTCATCGCCCTCTCGCTGGTGCTCAAGATGACGTCGCTCGGCCGGCGGATCCGCGCGACGGTCCAGAACCGCGACCTGGCCGAGACGTCCGGCGTCTCGACGCGCGCCACCGACCGGCTCACCTTCTTCGTCGGCTCCGGGGTCGCCGGGGTCGCGGGCGTCGCGCTGACCCTGCTCGGGTCGATCGGCCCGACGCTGGGCACCAACTACATCGTCGACGCGTTCCTCGTGGTCGTCGTCGGCGGCATCGGGCAGCTCAAGGGGGCCGTCATCGCGGCGTTCTCGCTGGGCATCCTGCAGGCGACCTTCGAGTACTCCACGACCGCGAGCCTGGCCAAGGTGCTGCTGTTCGTCGTCATCGTCGCGTTCCTGCAGGTCCGGCCGCAGGGCCTGGTCTCGGTCCGGACGAGGAGCCTGGCGTGA
- the urtC gene encoding urea ABC transporter permease subunit UrtC → MSAPRSTTSPAALWRRPALRVWIGVAVAAVVLFGLAPAVLSDFRLNLLAKFLCLAMVAVGIGLAWGRGGMLVLGQGVFFGIGGYLMAMHMKLSDAGPGGVPDFMLLYGDGVVPGWWEPFRSPLVTVLAILLLPAAVATLLGLAVFRRRVRGAYFAILSQALAAAFAILLVGQQKVTGGTNGLNGFRSFFGYDLADPINKRMLYFIAAGVLIAMVVVVRLLMVSRYGELLVAVRDQENRVRFLGYDPANVKVVAYAIAACFAGIGGALFAPVVGIISPADVGVIPSIGFLVGVAIGGRATLLGPVLGAVAVSWAETGLSEQFPSFWTYFQGALFILVVAFLPQGFASLGGLWRRRRAVGDAAPGEPPTHPGPTDAAPDRTTGDDGADATPADAAPTAGRNA, encoded by the coding sequence GTGAGCGCCCCGCGGTCCACGACCTCCCCGGCCGCCCTGTGGCGCCGGCCCGCCCTGCGCGTGTGGATCGGCGTCGCCGTCGCCGCGGTCGTCCTGTTCGGCCTGGCCCCCGCGGTGCTGTCGGACTTCCGCCTCAACCTGCTCGCCAAGTTCCTGTGCCTGGCGATGGTCGCGGTCGGCATCGGCCTGGCGTGGGGGCGCGGCGGCATGCTCGTGCTCGGTCAGGGCGTGTTCTTCGGCATCGGCGGCTACCTCATGGCGATGCACATGAAGCTGTCGGACGCCGGCCCGGGCGGGGTCCCGGACTTCATGCTCCTGTACGGCGACGGGGTCGTGCCCGGCTGGTGGGAGCCGTTCCGCAGCCCGCTGGTCACCGTCCTGGCGATCCTGCTGCTGCCCGCCGCGGTCGCCACGCTGCTCGGTCTGGCGGTCTTCCGCCGGCGGGTGCGCGGCGCGTACTTCGCGATCCTGTCCCAGGCGCTCGCGGCGGCGTTCGCGATCCTGCTGGTCGGCCAGCAGAAGGTCACCGGTGGGACCAACGGGCTCAACGGCTTCCGGTCGTTCTTCGGCTACGACCTGGCCGACCCGATCAACAAGCGGATGCTGTACTTCATCGCCGCGGGCGTGCTCATCGCCATGGTCGTCGTCGTGCGGCTGCTCATGGTGTCCCGCTACGGCGAGCTGCTGGTCGCGGTGCGCGACCAGGAGAACCGGGTCCGGTTCCTCGGCTACGACCCCGCGAACGTCAAGGTCGTCGCCTACGCGATCGCCGCGTGCTTCGCCGGCATCGGCGGGGCGCTGTTCGCGCCGGTCGTGGGCATCATCTCGCCGGCCGACGTGGGCGTGATCCCGTCCATCGGGTTCCTCGTCGGCGTCGCGATCGGCGGCCGGGCGACGCTGCTGGGCCCGGTGCTCGGCGCGGTCGCGGTGTCCTGGGCCGAGACCGGGCTGTCCGAGCAGTTCCCGTCCTTCTGGACCTACTTCCAGGGGGCGCTGTTCATCCTCGTCGTCGCGTTCCTGCCGCAGGGCTTCGCGTCCCTGGGCGGGCTGTGGCGCCGGCGCCGGGCCGTCGGTGACGCGGCGCCCGGCGAGCCGCCGACGCACCCCGGACCGACCGACGCCGCGCCGGACCGCACGACCGGGGACGACGGCGCCGACGCGACACCGGCCGACGCCGCGCCCACCGCAGGGAGGAACGCATGA
- the urtD gene encoding urea ABC transporter ATP-binding protein UrtD, whose protein sequence is MSPHPESVDPVVPEDVGGLDPEALEQVLAAPGERFRHDYLEIRDLRVVFDGFVAVDGVDLTVTRGDLRFLIGPNGAGKTTIVDAITGLAPATGSVQFGRVDLLGKPSHRIVRAGVGRTFQTASVFDELTVLQNLDIAAGAGRQPLTMLRRRRGIPPEVEAALETVGLTKVRDLPAGVLAHGQKQWLEIGMLLVQDARLLLLDEPVAGMSQAEREETGLLLQRIGEQRTVVVVEHDMEFLRAFAASVTVLHQGKVLSEGTVAQVQADPRVVEVYLGSGTHGRGRGTAAAAAAPAASTEVE, encoded by the coding sequence ATGAGCCCGCACCCCGAGAGCGTCGACCCGGTCGTCCCCGAGGACGTCGGCGGACTGGACCCCGAGGCCCTCGAGCAGGTCCTCGCGGCGCCGGGCGAGCGGTTCCGGCACGACTACCTGGAGATCCGCGACCTGCGCGTGGTGTTCGACGGGTTCGTGGCCGTCGACGGCGTGGACCTCACGGTCACCCGCGGCGACCTGCGGTTCCTCATCGGCCCCAACGGCGCCGGCAAGACGACGATCGTCGACGCGATCACCGGGCTCGCACCCGCCACCGGGTCCGTGCAGTTCGGCCGCGTCGACCTGCTGGGCAAGCCGTCGCACCGGATCGTGCGCGCCGGTGTGGGGCGCACCTTCCAGACCGCGAGCGTCTTCGACGAGCTCACGGTGCTGCAGAACCTCGACATCGCCGCGGGCGCGGGCCGCCAGCCCCTGACGATGCTGCGCCGCCGGCGCGGCATCCCGCCGGAGGTCGAGGCCGCGCTGGAGACGGTCGGCCTGACGAAGGTCCGCGACCTGCCCGCCGGGGTGCTCGCGCACGGGCAGAAGCAGTGGCTCGAGATCGGCATGCTCCTGGTCCAGGACGCCCGCCTGCTGCTGCTCGACGAGCCGGTGGCCGGCATGAGCCAGGCCGAGCGCGAGGAGACCGGGCTGCTGCTGCAGCGCATCGGCGAGCAGCGCACGGTCGTCGTCGTCGAGCACGACATGGAGTTCCTGCGGGCCTTCGCCGCCTCGGTCACCGTGCTGCACCAGGGCAAGGTCCTGTCCGAGGGCACGGTCGCGCAGGTGCAGGCCGACCCCCGCGTGGTCGAGGTGTACCTGGGGTCGGGCACGCACGGCCGGGGGCGGGGGACGGCCGCCGCGGCGGCCGCACCCGCCGCGAGCACGGAGGTGGAGTGA
- the urtE gene encoding urea ABC transporter ATP-binding subunit UrtE: protein MLELRGLHVGYGRTAVVHGVDIEVPDGAVVAVMGHNGAGKTTLLRAAVGLLPARSGTVLLGGEDVTRTRPHQRVRAGLAYVPQGQQSFGQLTARENLQLVADVAGAQGTRRLDEALDLFPALRGLLTRRAGLLSGGQRQQLAIARALITGPRLIVLDEPTEGIQPSVVAEIEDAIVQLASGGLSVLLVEQHVGFALAASSHYYVLESGRVTAHGAGGVAQEGDVRAAMAL, encoded by the coding sequence ATGCTGGAGCTGCGCGGGCTGCACGTGGGGTACGGCCGCACGGCGGTCGTCCACGGCGTCGACATCGAGGTCCCGGACGGCGCCGTCGTGGCCGTGATGGGGCACAACGGCGCGGGCAAGACGACGCTCCTGCGGGCGGCGGTCGGGCTGCTGCCCGCCCGCTCCGGCACGGTCCTGCTGGGCGGCGAGGACGTGACGCGGACGCGACCGCACCAGCGGGTGCGCGCCGGCCTGGCGTACGTGCCCCAGGGGCAGCAGTCGTTCGGGCAGCTCACGGCGCGCGAGAACCTGCAGCTGGTCGCCGACGTCGCCGGTGCGCAGGGGACCCGGCGGCTCGACGAGGCGCTCGACCTCTTCCCGGCGCTGCGCGGGCTGCTGACGCGGCGCGCCGGTCTGCTGTCCGGTGGCCAGCGGCAGCAGCTCGCGATCGCCCGGGCGCTCATCACCGGTCCGCGGCTCATCGTGCTCGACGAGCCGACCGAGGGGATCCAGCCGTCGGTCGTCGCCGAGATCGAGGACGCGATCGTGCAGCTCGCCTCGGGCGGTCTGTCGGTGCTGCTCGTCGAGCAGCACGTCGGGTTCGCCCTCGCCGCGTCGTCGCACTACTACGTGCTGGAGTCGGGGCGGGTCACCGCGCACGGTGCCGGCGGCGTGGCGCAGGAGGGCGACGTGCGTGCCGCGATGGCGCTCTGA
- a CDS encoding GntR family transcriptional regulator — MSTSTGPVAPGAAAVVPAGGSLREHVYQRLRDEILNGRVSPRDRLTEPKLSRAFEVSRTPVREALSRLLSDGLVERTDFGYAVVVPSLASLRDLYELRITLELRGIARAIENPQVRHDRALLGAELGRWQELRDVVPDPDPSFVVLDEGFHRALSQASGNAQLTDALVTVNQKIRAVRMHDFVEDERITATIDEHLEILELVLAERLGEALTALHQHVGESLEVVMERASHAMARMAITG, encoded by the coding sequence ATGAGCACGTCCACGGGTCCGGTCGCGCCGGGTGCCGCCGCGGTGGTCCCTGCCGGCGGCTCGCTGCGCGAGCACGTCTACCAGCGGCTGCGCGACGAGATCCTCAACGGCAGGGTCTCCCCGCGGGACCGGCTCACCGAGCCCAAGCTGTCCCGGGCGTTCGAGGTGTCCCGGACCCCGGTGCGGGAGGCGCTGTCACGGCTGCTGTCCGACGGGCTCGTCGAGCGCACCGACTTCGGGTACGCGGTGGTCGTGCCCTCGCTCGCGTCGCTGCGCGACCTGTACGAGCTGCGGATCACCCTGGAGCTGCGCGGCATCGCCCGGGCCATCGAGAACCCGCAGGTGCGCCACGACCGGGCGCTGCTGGGCGCCGAGCTCGGACGCTGGCAGGAGCTGCGGGACGTGGTCCCCGACCCGGACCCCAGCTTCGTGGTGCTCGACGAGGGCTTCCACCGGGCGCTGTCGCAGGCGTCCGGCAACGCCCAGCTCACCGATGCGCTCGTGACCGTGAACCAGAAGATCCGCGCGGTGCGCATGCACGACTTCGTCGAGGACGAGCGCATCACCGCCACCATCGACGAGCACCTGGAGATCCTCGAGCTCGTGCTCGCCGAGCGCCTCGGCGAGGCGCTGACGGCACTGCACCAGCACGTGGGGGAGTCGTTGGAGGTCGTCATGGAGCGCGCCTCGCACGCGATGGCGCGGATGGCCATCACGGGCTGA